The following proteins come from a genomic window of Nostoc sp. TCL26-01:
- a CDS encoding type II toxin-antitoxin system HicB family antitoxin, giving the protein MSAPQEKSQRQVLLYLGEDGYFVVEVPSLPGCISQGKTRAEAIALYVEVLQARGEIVPQDTVEVVLV; this is encoded by the coding sequence ATGAGCGCACCTCAAGAAAAATCTCAACGTCAAGTACTGCTGTATCTTGGAGAAGATGGTTATTTTGTTGTGGAAGTACCCAGTTTGCCAGGCTGTATCAGTCAAGGAAAAACTCGTGCAGAAGCGATCGCTCTTTATGTTGAAGTTCTACAAGCTCGTGGTGAAATTGTCCCACAGGATACAGTTGAGGTCGTATTGGTGTGA
- a CDS encoding Uma2 family endonuclease: MTIAQELESQADISQDVIFPPGDLYSDEPPLETELHLRQIILLLQCLEWLWRDRSDFYAAGNLTIYHSRYQRKSEDFRGPDFFVVRGTERKTRKSWVVWEEAGKYPHVILEILSDSTAKTDRGLKKDIYQDTFRTPDYFWFDPFTQEFAGFHLVDGKYQPLQASEQGYLWSQQLGLYLGIDQGLLRFFTSDGQLVPTLEETAQKAQEKAERLAAKLRELNIDPDTI; the protein is encoded by the coding sequence ATGACCATTGCTCAAGAATTAGAATCTCAAGCAGACATCTCTCAAGATGTGATATTTCCTCCTGGTGATTTGTATAGTGATGAACCTCCTTTGGAAACAGAACTCCATCTCCGACAAATCATCCTTCTTTTACAATGCCTAGAATGGTTGTGGCGAGATAGAAGTGATTTCTATGCGGCAGGAAACTTGACCATATACCATAGTCGATACCAACGTAAATCAGAAGATTTTCGAGGTCCAGATTTTTTTGTCGTACGAGGAACAGAGCGCAAAACCCGAAAAAGTTGGGTAGTGTGGGAAGAAGCAGGAAAATATCCTCACGTCATTTTAGAAATACTATCTGACTCAACAGCGAAGACAGACAGAGGTTTAAAAAAAGACATTTATCAAGATACTTTCCGCACACCTGATTATTTTTGGTTTGACCCTTTTACACAAGAGTTTGCGGGATTTCATTTAGTAGATGGAAAATATCAACCTCTACAAGCTTCAGAACAAGGTTATTTATGGAGTCAACAATTAGGTTTATATTTGGGAATTGATCAGGGATTATTAAGGTTTTTCACCTCAGATGGTCAATTAGTACCGACACTGGAAGAAACAGCACAAAAAGCACAAGAAAAAGCAGAACGTTTAGCAGCAAAACTGCGTGAGTTAAATATCGATCCAGATACCATTTAA
- the psbA gene encoding photosystem II q(b) protein, which translates to MTTTLQQRQSANVWERFCAWITSTENRIYVGWFGVLMIPTLLAATICFIIAFVAAPPVDIDGIREPVAGSLIYGNNIISGAVVPSSNAIGLHFYPIWEAASLDEWLYNGGPYQLVVFHFLIGCACYLGRQWELSFRLGMRPWICVAYSAPLASAAAVFLVYPIGQGSFSDGMPLGISGTFNFMIVFQAEHNILMHPFHMLGVAGVFGGSLFSAMHGSLVTSSLVRETTETESLNYGYKFGQEEETYNIVAAHGYFGRLIFQYASFNNSRSLHFFLAAWPVVGIWFTALGVSTMAFNLNGFNFNQSIIDSQGRVINTWADIINRANLGMEVMHERNAHNFPLDLAAANVTPVAISAPAING; encoded by the coding sequence ATGACCACAACCTTACAACAGCGCCAAAGCGCCAACGTATGGGAGCGCTTCTGTGCATGGATCACCAGCACTGAGAACCGTATTTATGTCGGTTGGTTCGGTGTATTAATGATTCCTACACTCCTAGCCGCTACCATTTGCTTCATTATCGCCTTCGTTGCAGCTCCTCCTGTAGACATTGATGGTATCCGTGAACCCGTAGCAGGTTCCTTGATCTACGGAAACAACATTATCTCTGGTGCAGTTGTACCTTCTTCCAACGCTATTGGTTTACACTTCTACCCCATCTGGGAAGCAGCTTCCTTGGATGAGTGGTTGTACAACGGTGGACCTTACCAACTAGTAGTATTCCACTTCCTAATTGGTTGTGCTTGCTACTTGGGTCGTCAGTGGGAACTGTCTTTCCGCTTAGGAATGCGCCCTTGGATCTGTGTAGCTTACTCTGCTCCTTTGGCATCTGCTGCCGCAGTATTCTTGGTCTACCCAATCGGACAAGGTTCTTTCTCTGACGGTATGCCCTTGGGTATCTCCGGAACCTTCAACTTCATGATCGTGTTCCAAGCAGAACACAACATCCTGATGCACCCCTTCCATATGTTAGGTGTGGCTGGTGTATTCGGCGGTTCCTTGTTCTCTGCAATGCACGGTTCTTTGGTTACCTCTTCCTTGGTTCGTGAAACAACCGAAACCGAATCTCTCAACTACGGTTACAAATTCGGTCAAGAAGAAGAAACCTACAACATCGTTGCAGCACACGGTTACTTCGGTCGCTTGATTTTCCAATACGCTTCCTTTAACAACAGCCGTTCCTTGCACTTCTTCCTAGCTGCATGGCCCGTTGTTGGTATCTGGTTCACCGCATTGGGCGTAAGCACAATGGCGTTCAACCTCAACGGTTTCAACTTCAACCAATCCATCATCGACTCTCAAGGTCGTGTAATCAATACCTGGGCTGATATCATCAACCGCGCTAACTTGGGTATGGAAGTAATGCACGAGCGCAACGCTCACAACTTCCCCTTAGACTTAGCTGCTGCTAATGTTACTCCTGTTGCTATCAGCGCTCCTGCTATCAACGGTTAA
- the mreD gene encoding rod shape-determining protein MreD: protein MKLPSFSTKSKSSERKTKFRYLPLARWHPGWRQLLDWMVTAGSVFLCLLLLPTRLPGMELLGIGPNWLLIWVVAWSIKRSVWSGTLAGIILGLLQDAMTNPHPSHAITLGIVGFLTGMMQKQRFMQEDFISVALIVFGMAVLAETVFGMQLTLAGDRQTTDIWAYYQRVTLASAILSSLWAPVLYYPLNSWWQKMKLLEQ, encoded by the coding sequence ATGAAGCTACCTTCATTTAGTACTAAATCAAAATCGTCAGAACGAAAAACTAAGTTCCGGTATCTGCCTTTAGCGCGTTGGCATCCTGGTTGGCGACAATTGCTTGACTGGATGGTGACAGCAGGGTCTGTGTTTTTGTGTTTGCTATTGTTACCAACTCGCTTACCTGGTATGGAATTATTGGGTATTGGCCCCAATTGGCTGTTAATTTGGGTAGTAGCCTGGAGCATTAAGCGCTCAGTGTGGTCAGGAACTTTGGCAGGGATTATTTTAGGGTTACTTCAAGATGCCATGACTAATCCTCACCCATCTCATGCCATCACTTTAGGAATAGTCGGATTTTTGACGGGAATGATGCAAAAGCAGCGTTTCATGCAAGAGGATTTTATTTCTGTTGCCTTGATTGTTTTTGGTATGGCAGTTTTGGCAGAAACGGTTTTTGGTATGCAATTAACTTTAGCAGGCGATCGCCAGACAACAGATATTTGGGCATACTATCAACGAGTTACCTTAGCCTCTGCTATTCTCAGCAGTCTCTGGGCCCCTGTACTCTACTACCCTCTAAATAGTTGGTGGCAAAAAATGAAGCTATTAGAGCAGTAA
- the mreC gene encoding rod shape-determining protein MreC, giving the protein MVTVRRWWDRKGLQVGLLALVLGSAWVLRQTQGGLLLEAYQVITRPWQMLQTGPSLEERQEERLKNAQFMEMQTRIAELENQNRKLQDLLGYVAKEPAASQPILARVVGRSADHWWQQVSINRGSNAGIQPGYVVKSEGGLVGLVDSVTPNTSRILLISDLKSQVGVTISRTSAKGVLRGDSSAEAVLEFYEKVPNVQVGDLVSTSTYSQKFPAGLAVGRIKSLDLKKLPTSIAKIELFPAIRSLDWVAVYPKPTNQAGENPQSVNPQSPKSN; this is encoded by the coding sequence ATGGTTACTGTACGCCGTTGGTGGGATCGTAAAGGGTTGCAAGTCGGATTACTCGCTTTAGTGTTGGGTAGTGCTTGGGTATTGCGTCAAACCCAAGGTGGATTGCTATTGGAAGCATATCAAGTGATTACCCGTCCTTGGCAAATGTTACAAACAGGGCCATCTCTAGAAGAACGTCAAGAAGAACGTCTGAAAAATGCTCAGTTTATGGAAATGCAAACGCGCATAGCTGAGTTGGAAAATCAAAACCGCAAACTCCAAGATTTATTAGGCTATGTCGCTAAGGAGCCAGCTGCATCGCAGCCAATTCTGGCTAGAGTAGTAGGACGCAGTGCTGATCATTGGTGGCAACAAGTGAGTATCAATCGTGGCTCCAATGCGGGTATTCAACCAGGTTATGTGGTTAAATCTGAGGGTGGGTTAGTTGGTTTGGTTGATAGTGTGACACCTAACACTAGTCGTATTCTCTTAATTAGTGACCTCAAAAGTCAAGTAGGTGTAACAATTAGTCGCACTTCCGCTAAGGGGGTTTTGCGCGGAGATTCCTCGGCAGAAGCGGTATTAGAATTTTATGAGAAAGTGCCTAATGTACAGGTAGGTGACTTGGTTTCTACCTCCACATACAGTCAAAAATTTCCGGCTGGTTTGGCGGTGGGGCGGATAAAATCTTTGGATTTGAAGAAACTACCAACATCTATCGCCAAGATTGAACTGTTTCCGGCAATTCGTTCTCTAGATTGGGTAGCTGTATATCCTAAGCCGACAAATCAAGCAGGAGAAAATCCCCAGTCGGTAAATCCACAATCGCCAAAGTCTAATTAG